In Rhododendron vialii isolate Sample 1 chromosome 9a, ASM3025357v1, the following are encoded in one genomic region:
- the LOC131300637 gene encoding germin-like protein subfamily 3 member 2: protein MSPKMGFVLVIFLLCSSGALASDPDPVQDFCIPNTEILHSNFHQCKNASAATVDDFVFSGIKNPGKKLGKSDFLAMPVNAGVFPGLNTLGMSFVRADFGPGGVNVPHFHPRATEMAFVLEGKIYSGFVDSTNRVFAKVIEKGEVMVFPRGLLHFQMNVGDSPATILGSFDSQNPGLVKIPNAVFGSEIEEELLEKAFGLSSKEIGKMRKKFGTQH, encoded by the coding sequence ATGTCCCCAAAAATGGGTTTTGTGTTGGTTATTTTCCTCCTCTGCAGCTCTGGAGCATTGGCCTCTGACCCAGATCCAGTGCAAgatttctgcataccaaacacagaaATACTTCACTCCAATTTCCACCAATGCAAAAACGCATCGGCAGCCACCGTAGACGATTTCGTGTTTTCCGGCATAAAAAACCCTGGAAAGAAACTTGGAAAATCCGATTTTCTGGCAATGCCAGTGAACGCGGGTGTGTTTCCGGGACTAAACACGCTGGGAATGTCGTTTGTGCGCGCTGATTTCGGCCCAGGTGGTGTCAATGTTCCGCATTTTCATCCAAGAGCGACGGAGATGGCTTTCGTGCTGGAGGGGAAGATCTATTCCGGATTCGTCGATTCGACAAATCGGGTTTTTGCCAAAGTGATTGAGAAAGGAGAGGTGATGGTGTTTCCAAGAGGGTTACTTCATTTTCAAATGAATGTTGGGGATTCACCTGCTACTATTTTGGGGAGCTTTGACAGCCAGAATCCTGGGCTTGTGAAAATCCCGAATGCCGTGTTTGGTTCGGAGATTGAAGAAGAGCTTTTGGAGAAGGCTTTTGGGTTGAGTTCTAAGGAGATTGGGAAGATGAGGAAGAAGTTTGGGACCCAACACTAG
- the LOC131300633 gene encoding diphosphomevalonate decarboxylase 2-like: MGEESKKWVLTVTAQTPTNIAVIKYWGKRDENLILPINDSISVTLDPEHLCTTTSVAVSPSFDQDRMWLNGKEFSLAGGRYQRCLKEIRSRACDYVDEKKGIKITKKEWENLHVHIASYNNFPTAAGLASSAAGFACLVFALAKLMNVKDDLGTLSSIARQGSGSACRSLYGGFAKWIMGKNDNGSDSIAVQLADEKHWDDLVIVIAVVSSRQKETSSTTGMRDSVETSMLIQHRAKEVVPKRIVEMEEAIKNRDFPSFSRLACADSNQFHAVCLDTLPPIFYMNDTSHRIISCVEKWNRSEESTQVAYTFDAGPNAVLIARNRKAAALLLQRLLFFFPPHSDADLSSYVIGDKSILQDAGIKDMKDVEALPPPPEVSDKIPAQQYKGDVSYFICTRPGKGPVVLCDESKALLNPETGYPK; the protein is encoded by the exons ATGGGTGAGGAATCCAAGAAATGGGTGTTGACGGTGACGGCTCAGACGCCGACCAACATAGCCGTGATCAAGTACTGGGGCAAGAGAGACGAAAATTTGATTCTACCCATTAACGATAGCATCAGTGTGACTCTGGATCCGGAGCATCTCTGCACCACTACCTCCGTTGCTGTTAGCCCTAGCTTTGATCAAGATCGCATGTGGCTCAATGGCAAG GAGTTCTCTCTTGCCGGTGGGAGATACCAGAGGTGTTTGAAGGAAATCAGGTCCCGTGCTTGTGATTACGTGGATGAGAAAAAGGGCATCAAAATCACTAAAAAAGAGTGGGAGAATCTGCATGTGCATATCGCGTCTTATAACAATTTCCCAACTGCTGCTGGTTTGGCTTCCTCAGCTGCTGGTTTTGCCTGCCTTG TTTTTGCCCTTGCAAAGCTAATGAACGTGAAAGATGATCTAGGAACACTTTCTTCCATAGCAAG GCAAGGGTCAGGGAGTGCTTGTCGCAGTTTGTATGGTGGGTTTGCCAAGTGGATCATGGGCAAA AATGACAATGGAAGCGACAGTATTGCTGTTCAACTTGCAGACGAGAAGCACTGGGATGATCTTGTTATTGTCATTGCTGTG GTAAGTTCTCGGCAGAAGGAAACTAGTAGCACCACAGGAATGCGTGATAGTGTTGAAACCAGTATGCTCATTCAGCATAGAGCAAAG GAAGTTGTACCTAAACGGATTGTTGAAATGGAAGAAGCCATAAAAAATCgtgattttccttctttttcacgTTTGGCTTGTGCCGACAGTAATCAGTTTCATGCAGTCTGCCTGGATACATTGCCCCCTATATTCTACATGAATGACACGTCTCACAG GATTATTAGCTGCGTTGAGAAATGGAATCGTTCAGAAGAATCAACTCAG GTAGCTTATACATTTGATGCGGGGCCTAATGCAGTTCTAATTGCACGTAACCGAAAGGCCGCTGCCCTTTTGCTTCAAAGGCTGCTTTTCTTCTTTCCTCCACATTCAGATGCTGATTTGAGCAG TTATGTTATTGGTGATAAGTCGATACTACAAGATGCTGGCATTAAAGACATGAAAGATGTGGAAGCTTTGCCTCCACCTCCAGAAGTTAGTGATAAAATTCCAGCCCAGCAATACAAAGGGGATGTAAGTTACTTCATCTGCACCAGACCCGGGAAAGGTCCTGTTGTATTGTGCGATGAAAGCAAAGCTCTCCTCAACCCTGAAACTGGGTATCCCAAGTAA
- the LOC131300634 gene encoding ACT domain-containing protein ACR12, with protein MAVAGTLFSSSSSAASSALRRSRIFPDSTSISAPQVSLSDPARTVFPSIRDEFLGSRIAFCPRKKGVHASVDGVDSLGSTYLNSQDADYVPMPIVLIDQESDSDATIVQISFGDRLGALIDTMKALKDLGLDVLKGTVTTEGSTKRTKFFITVLATGRKVEDPDLLEKIRLTIINNLLKYHPESSERLAMGEAFGVKAPEKKLMGRIATHIHVKEDGPKRSLLIIETADRPGLLLEIIKVIADININVESAEIETEGLVAKDKFHVSYGGAALNSSLSQVLINCLRYYLRRPATDEESY; from the exons ATGGCCGTCGCCGGCACTttattctcctcctcctcctctgccgCCTCCTCCGCTCTCCGCCGATCTAGAATTTTTCCCGATTCAACCTCCATTTCTGCTCCGCAGGTCTCTCTATCCGATCCGGCCAGGACCGTTTTCCCCTCAATTCGTGACGAGTTCCTTGGATCGCGGATCGCCTTTTGCCCGAGAAA GAAAGGAGTACACGCGTCTGTAGATGGTGTGGATTCATTGGGTTCAACCTACTTG AACTCTCAAGATGCTGACTATGTACCGATGCCGATTGTTCTGATAGATCAAGAATCTGATTCTGATGCGACAATTGTGCAAATTAGCTTTGGAGATCGTCTTGGAGCTCTTATTGACACG ATGAAGGCACTCAAGGATTTAGGCTTGGATGTGCTGAAGGGAACCGTGACTACTGAGGGATCAACCAAACGAACAAAATTTTTTATTACAGTATT AGCAACTGGGCGTAAAGTTGAAGATCCTGATCTACTGGAGAAAATTCGGTTGACCATTATCAACAACCTTTTGAAGTATCATCCA GAGTCTAGTGAGCGACTTGCAATGGGTGAGGCTTTTGGAGTAAAAGCTCCAGAAAAGAAG CTTATGGGTCGTATTGCAACCCATATACATGTCAAGGAGGATGGACCCAAGAGGAG CTTGCTAATTATAGAGACAGCTGATAGGCCTGGTTTGCTGTTAGAAATCATCAAAGTCATTGCTGATATCAATATTAACGTGGAATCTGCTGAGATTGAGACTGAA GGTTTGGTCGCCAAAGATAAATTCCATGTTAGCTATGGTGGGGCTGCGTTAAATAGTTCCCTGTCTCAG GTGTTGATTAATTGCCTGCGTTACTACCTTCGGAGGCCGGCAACAGATGAGGAGAGTTACTAG